In Methylomonas sp. ZR1, one DNA window encodes the following:
- a CDS encoding metalloregulator ArsR/SmtB family transcription factor: MPHHLFPTTPHAMVKLTGSRQEQILKLLLSSTSGMSIDELAAQLEISRNAVKQHLTGLEKDQLIQEAALNNTGGRPSRNYTLTEQGRNRLPKQYPWFCNLLLGELKTELGEAALRQMLWRMGVNLAQSLAPQFSGKDPAQKQSALLELMQSLGYHAEMDAEQTQPTIKAVNCVYHDLAQQHPELCEFDRALMSTLLDKPVEQTACMALQDCACKFKICHTSA; encoded by the coding sequence ATGCCGCATCACTTATTTCCGACCACCCCACACGCCATGGTCAAACTTACCGGCTCGCGCCAAGAGCAAATCTTAAAATTATTGCTGTCCAGCACCTCCGGCATGAGTATCGACGAGCTGGCCGCCCAGTTGGAGATTTCCAGAAACGCCGTCAAACAACATCTCACCGGCCTGGAAAAAGATCAGTTGATTCAGGAAGCGGCGCTGAACAACACCGGCGGCCGGCCTTCGCGCAATTACACGCTGACCGAACAAGGCCGCAACCGCCTGCCCAAGCAATATCCTTGGTTTTGCAACTTGTTGCTGGGCGAGCTAAAAACCGAACTGGGCGAAGCCGCTTTAAGGCAAATGCTGTGGCGCATGGGCGTCAATCTGGCACAGTCGCTGGCCCCGCAATTCAGCGGCAAGGACCCGGCACAGAAACAAAGCGCGCTGCTGGAATTGATGCAATCGCTGGGTTATCACGCCGAAATGGACGCCGAACAAACACAGCCGACCATTAAAGCCGTTAACTGTGTTTATCACGATTTAGCGCAGCAGCACCCGGAACTATGCGAATTTGATCGCGCGCTGATGTCCACCCTTTTAGACAAACCCGTCGAGCAAACCGCTTGCATGGCCTTGCAGGATTGCGCCTGCAAATTCAAAATCTGCCATACCAGCGCTTAG
- a CDS encoding D-alanyl-D-alanine carboxypeptidase family protein, whose product MSQPFRTTTSLFSGLLLLLTAFSLQAASPIFTPAAPSVAASSYFLMDFDSGRVLAEKDADKRVSPASLTKIMTAYVVFRELKAGHLTLDEKVTISQNAWETGGSKMFVEVNKQVAVEDLLQGMIIQSGNDASVALAEHVAGSEQTFATMMNEQASRLGMANSNFENATGLPSPNHYSSAHDLATLARAVIKEFPEYYRWDKQKEFTYNGITQQNRNLLLWRDPSVDGLKTGFTDDAGYCMVASAKREDMRLISVVMGTASAGARSNESQSLLNYGFRFFETHRLYEGNKPLGEARVRKGVTSKVAVGLPEDLYVTAPRKHFNELKAETQIDKGVFAPLNKGDTVGNLNISLAGESILSKPLVALDAVAEGGIFRRLYDAAIGLLEKE is encoded by the coding sequence ATGAGCCAACCTTTCCGCACGACAACCAGCCTGTTTAGCGGGCTGCTGTTATTGTTAACCGCCTTCTCGCTGCAAGCCGCCAGCCCGATTTTCACCCCCGCCGCTCCCAGCGTCGCGGCCTCCAGTTACTTTTTGATGGACTTCGACAGCGGCCGGGTATTGGCCGAAAAAGACGCCGATAAGCGCGTATCGCCCGCCAGCTTGACCAAAATCATGACCGCCTACGTGGTGTTCCGCGAGCTGAAAGCCGGGCATTTGACGCTGGACGAAAAAGTCACGATCAGCCAGAACGCCTGGGAAACCGGCGGCTCAAAAATGTTCGTTGAGGTAAACAAACAAGTGGCAGTCGAAGACTTGTTGCAAGGCATGATCATTCAATCGGGCAACGATGCCAGCGTAGCCTTGGCTGAACACGTCGCCGGTAGCGAACAAACCTTCGCGACGATGATGAACGAACAAGCCAGCCGCTTGGGCATGGCCAACAGCAATTTCGAAAACGCCACCGGCCTGCCCAGCCCCAACCATTACAGCTCGGCACATGACCTGGCGACCTTAGCCCGCGCGGTGATCAAAGAGTTCCCGGAATACTATCGCTGGGACAAGCAAAAAGAATTTACCTACAATGGCATCACCCAACAAAACCGCAACCTGTTGCTGTGGCGCGATCCTTCCGTTGACGGTTTGAAAACCGGCTTCACCGACGATGCCGGCTATTGCATGGTGGCCTCCGCCAAACGCGAAGATATGCGTTTGATTTCTGTGGTCATGGGTACCGCCAGTGCTGGTGCCCGCTCTAACGAGAGCCAGTCCTTGTTAAATTACGGTTTCCGCTTCTTCGAAACCCACCGTCTGTACGAAGGCAATAAACCGCTGGGCGAAGCGCGGGTCAGAAAAGGTGTGACGTCGAAAGTCGCGGTTGGCTTGCCGGAAGATCTGTATGTCACCGCCCCGCGCAAGCATTTTAACGAGTTGAAAGCCGAAACCCAGATCGATAAAGGCGTGTTCGCCCCATTGAACAAGGGCGACACGGTCGGCAACCTGAACATTTCGTTGGCTGGCGAATCCATCCTCAGCAAACCGCTGGTGGCTTTGGATGCTGTCGCCGAGGGCGGCATTTTCCGCCGTCTCTACGACGCCGCCATTGGCTTACTGGAAAAAGAATGA